A genomic region of Desulfosarcina ovata subsp. ovata contains the following coding sequences:
- a CDS encoding PocR ligand-binding domain-containing protein: MDNFRLTDLIDLAAVQKMADAHYQAAGMPLGIVDAKDDSIIVSVGWQDICADFHRANPKSLKRCQASDNYIKEQLSSGHACQYKCKNGLMDVAIPIFVSGRHMATMFLGQFFYQGEAPDRTFFIRQAQDFGYDLDKYLAALDRVPVFSREKVDYILEYNKALVGFITTLAENALLKIKADEAVLKQQYFLQSVIDCADRAIFAKDETGRYILSNQYHANLLNSTPVEVIGKRDIDFKVFAPFAQAYTANDSYVWRTGRALEFEEVVPQKDGQRIYLSCKYPLHNPEGNIFAVCGIATDITQRKRIEEELEQRVKERTASLAESESKFRGLVENTMDIPFSIGVDGRVRYIGPQTKRYDFDPNAIKGCHILDFIVPDDHDSVKTAVQWSIEKGETSPVEFRIQVPDGRIVWFEGRSTLQRDTSGNVIGFTGVLRDVTERKRIEKVLKESEERYRNLFEAEAGAILVFDAQTQRFMDVNPAAERLYGYTREEFLNLTYWDISCEPQASKEVIKQILAGLLREPVPIRWHRKKDGSVFPVEISPSKFTLEGKAVLGGIMRDITTRLEEQKQRDKHQKRLRQLAAKLAAAQDEEQQRIAQGLHDDVAQDLALCNLKLALADREKDSAKANAIRNQIGELIHKTAGKIRSLSFELSSSSLYRIGFKEAIVELCSSMARRYDVCFKVKCNSNTQMMDNTTAAVLFKAVRELLFNVVKHAGTKDATVFIDCEDSMMKLAVEDRGRGFSQLVDDNLINMGKGMGLFGIKERLSDLGGNLHIESTPGNCTRVMLQVPVGGVSRT, encoded by the coding sequence ATGGATAATTTTCGGTTAACCGATTTAATTGATCTGGCCGCTGTACAAAAGATGGCTGATGCCCATTACCAGGCAGCGGGCATGCCCCTTGGCATCGTTGATGCCAAGGATGATTCAATTATAGTAAGTGTCGGCTGGCAGGATATATGCGCCGATTTCCACAGGGCCAATCCCAAATCGCTTAAAAGATGCCAGGCAAGTGACAATTACATTAAGGAACAACTATCCAGTGGCCACGCGTGCCAATATAAGTGCAAAAATGGGCTCATGGACGTCGCTATACCGATTTTCGTGTCGGGACGTCATATGGCGACGATGTTTTTAGGACAATTTTTTTATCAGGGCGAGGCTCCTGATCGGACATTTTTCATCAGACAGGCACAGGATTTCGGCTACGATCTTGACAAGTATCTCGCAGCGCTTGACCGGGTGCCTGTTTTCTCGCGCGAAAAAGTCGACTATATCCTTGAATACAATAAGGCGTTGGTGGGTTTCATAACAACGCTTGCGGAAAATGCGCTTCTTAAAATAAAAGCGGACGAAGCGGTTTTGAAACAACAATATTTTCTCCAATCCGTCATCGATTGTGCTGATCGGGCGATTTTCGCCAAGGACGAGACCGGGCGGTACATTCTCAGCAACCAATACCATGCCAATCTTCTCAACAGCACGCCTGTTGAGGTCATCGGGAAAAGAGACATCGATTTCAAAGTGTTTGCGCCTTTCGCCCAAGCATATACCGCTAATGACAGTTATGTTTGGCGAACCGGCCGCGCATTGGAGTTTGAGGAGGTCGTTCCCCAAAAGGATGGTCAACGCATCTATCTGTCATGCAAGTACCCTTTGCATAACCCTGAAGGAAACATCTTCGCGGTATGCGGCATTGCCACCGATATTACTCAGCGTAAGCGGATTGAGGAGGAGCTGGAGCAGCGTGTAAAGGAGCGGACCGCCAGCCTGGCGGAGTCGGAGTCCAAGTTCCGCGGCCTGGTGGAGAACACCATGGACATCCCGTTCAGCATCGGAGTCGACGGCCGTGTGCGTTATATTGGACCCCAAACCAAACGCTACGATTTCGATCCCAATGCCATCAAGGGCTGTCACATCCTCGATTTTATCGTCCCCGACGATCATGATAGCGTGAAAACAGCAGTTCAGTGGAGCATTGAGAAGGGTGAAACGTCTCCGGTGGAGTTCCGCATCCAGGTTCCGGATGGCCGTATCGTCTGGTTCGAGGGGCGCAGCACGTTGCAGCGGGATACTTCCGGCAACGTCATCGGATTTACCGGTGTCCTCCGGGACGTTACGGAGCGCAAACGGATAGAGAAAGTGCTAAAAGAGAGCGAGGAACGCTACCGCAACCTGTTTGAGGCCGAAGCCGGCGCCATCCTGGTGTTCGATGCACAAACACAGCGTTTCATGGATGTCAACCCCGCCGCAGAGCGGCTATACGGGTACACCCGTGAAGAATTTCTCAACCTGACATATTGGGACATCTCCTGTGAACCGCAAGCCTCGAAAGAGGTGATCAAGCAGATCCTGGCAGGACTGTTGAGGGAACCGGTCCCGATACGATGGCACCGCAAAAAGGATGGCTCGGTTTTTCCCGTTGAAATCTCACCCAGCAAATTTACCCTTGAGGGGAAGGCGGTGCTTGGCGGCATCATGAGGGATATCACCACCCGCCTGGAGGAACAGAAACAGCGTGACAAACACCAAAAACGGCTTCGACAGTTGGCAGCCAAGCTGGCCGCTGCCCAGGATGAAGAACAGCAGCGCATTGCCCAGGGGTTGCATGATGATGTGGCCCAGGATCTGGCGCTGTGCAATTTGAAACTGGCCCTGGCCGATCGGGAAAAGGATTCGGCCAAGGCCAATGCGATTCGAAACCAAATTGGAGAATTGATCCATAAAACAGCCGGGAAAATCCGATCGTTGAGTTTTGAGTTGTCCTCCTCTTCACTCTACCGGATCGGTTTTAAAGAGGCGATTGTGGAGTTGTGCAGCAGCATGGCCAGGAGATACGATGTTTGTTTTAAAGTCAAATGCAACAGCAATACCCAGATGATGGACAATACCACCGCAGCCGTCTTGTTCAAGGCTGTGCGGGAGCTCCTTTTCAATGTGGTCAAGCATGCCGGTACCAAAGACGCAACCGTATTCATTGATTGCGAGGACAGCATGATGAAACTTGCGGTGGAGGACCGGGGAAGGGGGTTCAGTCAACTGGTAGACGATAATTTGATAAATATGGGCAAAGGCATGGGCCTTTTCGGTATCAAAGAGCGTCTGAGCGATTTGGGCGGCAATCTTCATATTGAATCCACCCCCGGCAACTGTACACGCGTGATGCTTCAGGTTCCCGTTGGAGGCGTCTCCCGAACCTGA
- a CDS encoding response regulator transcription factor, whose product MTGETIHVILADDHDILREGLCALLMHEPEIKIVAEVSNGREAVTMALRLEPDVIIMDIGMPDLNGIDATRKIVSSPCKSKVLCLSMHDESAMVHAMLEAGASGFLLKTSAGKELVEAVRVVADGQTYLSPSITRVMIDLHFSGPNPI is encoded by the coding sequence ATGACCGGTGAAACCATTCATGTTATCCTGGCCGACGACCACGACATCTTGCGGGAAGGGCTTTGCGCCCTTCTCATGCATGAACCGGAAATAAAAATCGTGGCCGAGGTTTCAAATGGCCGTGAGGCGGTAACGATGGCCTTGCGGCTCGAACCGGACGTCATCATTATGGATATCGGCATGCCTGATCTCAACGGCATCGACGCAACCCGCAAGATCGTATCGAGCCCTTGTAAGAGCAAGGTGCTGTGCCTCTCCATGCATGATGAAAGTGCCATGGTCCACGCGATGCTGGAAGCCGGCGCCAGTGGATTCCTGCTTAAAACCAGTGCCGGTAAAGAGCTGGTTGAGGCGGTGCGCGTGGTGGCCGACGGCCAGACCTACCTTTCCCCTTCCATCACCCGCGTCATGATCGACCTCCACTTCTCTGGCCCAAACCCCATATGA